AATTCCTCGTAATATTGCCATGCGTCACCATACTCCGCAAATAATCTATCATGATAATTATTGATCCGAATAAAATTGTGCAACATAAAGCAGACTTGCACAATTAGAACTTCGCAAATCGGTCTGAAGTTCAACATTGTTCGAAGTATTGCAAATCTATTCTTCAAAACACCGAAGCACCATTCTATTATATTACGAACGGATGCGTGTCGCTGATTAAACAGTTCTTCCTTCGTCGTTGGAGGATTGTTATTATTAAAGTCACTGCGGTGATACCGTTGGCCTTTGTAAGGGGCCAAATAACCAAGCATTTTTGAAAAGCTCGTATcaattacataatattattCTGCATGCACACATGTACAAACAATATATCTGTAGTTGCAACACTTTTTATCGAAATGCAACAGAGTTTGACAAAAGAATGTGGTATTTGAGCTAGAACAACTTACCACCTCATGGTGCGGGAAATGCAGGTAACGTTGCGGCATCAGAAAGTATTCTGGAGTCGTGTGTCGAACCCTCCCATCCGGTCATGACATATGTGAAGATCATTTGATGCGAACAAATAGCAAGAACATTTTGCGTAATTTCACTATTTCGATCGCGATACGCGCCTCTCACCTTTCACCGAAGCTGGCATGATAGCAGCAACATGTGTTCCATCCATTACCCCGATACAGTGCTGCTGTAATAATAATAGTCAATACGAATTTTAGTACACGTAATAACAGAATAGACATGACTTTCGAATGTTATATGATAATTACCCTAAAGAATGGGTACCATTTTCGGCACCTTCGAATTTCGGGTTGCTCCTCAACGTTCCTAGGTCTTACGTACGTTGCCACCAAGGAATGAATTCCTTCAagtattaaattaaatacacGGTTGACAGTCTCATTGGAATGCTGGAAGCGTTCGGCAATAACGGATAGTCGAGTACTATGTACACCTACGAGCAAGAACATTCTGAGCATCTCCTCAACGGTCATACCATTCATGATATTTCGAATGCCACAGTTTACTCTTAATGTGTCGCATGAATTATGAAATACGTGAGGATCCATCCTGAAATTCTCGAAACACCTTGTGTCATTTGGAAGCACTTCGTGAATGTACTCTCTGCCTCTTAGACGTGAAGTTCTACATGGACGGCTACGGGGGACATGTTGTTCAGATGCTGCAGCTTGTATGGCCAGAAGGACAACTAAATCTCTTGGGTTGTAGTCGTCTTCGCCACTTGAGTCATCATCATATCGTGCTGAGTTATCGTGCGTTGTCATCATGTCTTCCGTTCAAGTTGACGAACTATATCGACAAACAACGTGAtagattatcaaaaaatatgtACAGAAAGGACTAAGGCAAGAATGATTGTAACACTAATCAAAAGCATAGAAGGACACATCACAAAGAGTCACACAAAGCAAATAGTCAAGCAGGTTCAAACATAGcaaatacaaaatgtttcgaTAAGCggtcataaaagaaaaacagacaaGTAGATAACAAACGCATATGAGGAGGAGCGTTCGACCCTTCAAGTTGCAACAAGGCGGCATAACCATTCGCGCCGAGCTTCATCGAACATGCGAACAAATGCACAACACCAACGCTCATCCTCAGTAATACGGCTGAGACCAACAAAATACTCATTCATTGAAATTGTTCCCCGCATTTCGTTGAGCACATCAACGGCTTCCTCGATGCTGTGCTTCTCTGGTTTCTCGAGGCTCGTCACAGACTTGCTCTTTTTTGACTCCGGAGGAGTAGATTTTTTGGATTTGTCCTTTTTGATCATACTTTCCCTGTACAAGTCGATCAACTCCAGCAACTGCGAGTTCGTCTTCGAACCTCTCTTCCTGACGCACCTGGACCTTGTAATGACAAGGTCATCAAACTCACGAGCCAGGTCATCACTGTCGCCGGAGCCCTCTTGAAGATCGATAGGTTCTTTTCCGCGGCTGTTGTGTCCTGCTAGAAACTGTTCTTCTATGCGTGCATAAGATCGAAGGCTCTTAGGTGTGTCAGTGGAAGAAATTCGTAGATCACATGTTGCTGTAGTAGATCTGTACAATAGATTCAGGGCTTCATAATGCTTGCAACCTTTTGACCGGAAAGTATTGAAGTTGATGTGCCTCTGCATGTTAGTCACGGGCAAATGTACTTAATAATGACAACTTTGAGTGAAATGCGAAAAAATGTGAAGACTTATCGTTATTGTACCCTGATAAACTTGTCCCAAATATCAGGACTCGCCTTGACGGTGTTAGTCTGCTCATCCCAACCTACTCTAGTGTGCTGAATGAGCTCTGTGAACTGACTGTATTGAGTCTTTAGCCGTTGTGATTTTGTCTTCAACTTCTCAGCGCCAAGAGTCACACCAGGAAATTTCTCTTCAAGTTCCGTATTCATCTATTCCCAATCCTTCCCTTTCCAAGCAGATGTGTGCGTCCTTTGGAACTTATCAACCATGATGTCGATGAAATCACACTCGAGCTTGTCAGTCCACTCAACTATCCCTTCACCCTTGGAAGCCATATCAGAGACAACTTATAAAGCACATACAACAATCAAGGTTAACAAGGCACATATTGTCATGCAGGCAATGCACCAAGAATCAGTCATACGGGCAAGGCACCAAAATATCAGTCATACAGAGGAGGAGCCAAAAATTAGTCATACAAGCAGTTCGCAACCAAGGACTCATGTTCGCAACAGCATGACTAAGCTTTGTCATATTATAGACGAGAAACATTTTGCTGGCTCATTAATGAGAGGGAATAGGTAGAACACTATGGTATATGTAATCACAAGATGTAGTGAAGTAAAAACAGCTATtgcgaataaaaaaaattgcccaAGTTCATCCACATAAAAAGTTCGGTCAATCTAAAGCTAGCGACTTATGGACGCTTGAGTATTAGCATCACTACTCCAGCAGTGTTACTAGGAATTATACAAGGTAACACAAATGCAACCAATTAATCGCACAGACAAGGAAGCATCATTCACAATAAAACCCAATAAAAACAGAACATAAAACCAACCCGCCATTTCTGCTCTACTGCTAGTAGCTACTAAGTTTAAGGAAGCAAATTCCTATTAATTCTTAAActcaatatatgaatatacatATCCATCACGACGACACTCTTGTGAATGCAAAATTTTATCCAATAAAAATGATGAAGCAATTGAATGGAGGTTCCAGGAGCTGGAAATAACATCAATCAACGAAGACCAGAGACGTCTGTCCACGGCCACTCAATACCCACAATTCACAACCGAATGCAACTCAAAAGTAAACATGGAACACCACGAAGATTTCGGCAAAGCAATCGTTTCGGAACCATAACTGGTATAACGTTTCCAAAGTAATCGCAATTCGAAATTATAACGTTGCAAAGAGTCAGAGAAATTACCTTGCCGTGTTGCTGTGCAATGAGTCAAAGTGCAATGGCCACTTAAGAAGACAAGGTAAAGGTAAGGGCCCGAAGCTGTCGTTGAGGTTGCTATGCTCGCTCTGACACAGGAGGAGATGCAGGGGTCGGGGGAAGGAGGGGCCGGTTTCACTCTCCAGCTAACGGGTGGGCTTTCTCGATTGTCAGTGGAATCGTGTACGAAGCTGTCGTTGAGGATGAAGGAAGAACTAAGGGGGTTGGGGCTACGAGATTTGAAGCGCTCAGGAAAAAGAAGGAGGGGGGAAGAGCTTCAGGTGGGGGCCAAGTAGATTTGCAGTGAGGAAGGGATGTGCTACCAGTCAATTTGTGTTGACCGGTCAGTTGAGTATGGGTCCACATGTTTGGAAAACACACcttcaaatcaaaatcaaagtcaagttaaaatcaaactatgaaaccaaacggagcataaAAGTCCCCATGAAGTACTCTTTGACAAGCACCTAATTTGCCAATATGTGTGTTTTTGGCTCGTTATATTATGCTCATCATCGATCTCGGCTAAAAGATAAATTCGAGGAGAGGTCGAGAAAGTGCATGTTTGTGGGATATCCAAACGAGAAGAAAGGGTGGCGTTTGTATGATATTAAGTCACGGGAATTTTTTGTCTTGCGGGATGTGTATTTTTGCGAGGATGTGTTCCAGTTCACTGAAATTAACAAGGCTGAAGGCGAGGATGTTCTTGGATCCCAGATTCAGCCTCAGTAGTCAAGTGGAGCGGATTGCAAAGTAGAGACACCACGGGTCCAGCTCGCGTGATGGGCCGGACATAAGGGAGAAGGAGCCCAAGTCCAACTCAGCAAAGCGCACGACCCAATCTAGTCTTTTCCCATATTCGACATCTCGACAACAGTCCAAGCCAGACCTGACAACTCCAGTTTAGTTCAGTTTGTCGTTGGTCGTGGGCCTTCAAGCCCAGTTCTCAGCCCAATAGGATCAACGGAGGACACAGAGAACCAAATTAATGAGTCTTTTGAGAAATATTCAAGGAAATTTACTTGTGAACTCGGTGAAGTCGACAGGGAATTTTGAGGAATCTGAGGAGAATTCATTGATTCCAGAGGAGATGTTATTGCAATGTTCCAATGGAAACAGGAATCCTCCAAAAGGAAGTCTTAGTTTCAAATCACATCCCGGACGTCATGCAGGAGAATACTTCATATTGGGCTACTTGCACGGCTTGTGGCCGGACTTACCTGTCTTGTGGGCTTGCAGGATGTTCGCGTGAACTGTGGAATTAGTCGAGTAAAGCTCAGACATCctcattattttaaaaaaaaaaaaacaagaagaattGTCCAGGCTACTTCAAGGACTTCATAATACATACAGCTCGATATACACCCCTTTACGTACCTACTTTCAGTAATTCCTTAGGTACGTCTCACTCCATTGAAAAATTCCTTACTTATTCCGAGATTAATGAACATCCCAAAGCCCTCTTAGCTTCTATTAACTCAAATAGGGAGCCTCACTCTTATTGGGAAGCAGTACGCAACCTGAAATGAAGAGAAGCAATGGCAAAGGAGATTCGAGCCTTAGAGTCCAATCGCACTTGGACTATCAAAGATCTCCCTCCCGAAAAATGTCCAATTCGTTGCAAATAGGTGTACAAGGTGAAGCACAGAGCAAATAGAAGTGTCGAGCAATATAAGACCCATCTAGTGGCTAAGGGCTTTACTCAAGTCAAGGGAATTGACTACAATGAAACATTTGCACCAGTAGCCAAACTGGTGACTGTTTGATGTTTATTGATGGGTTGCCTTAGCTAGAGGTTGAGAGATGCATAAGATGGATGTCAACAAAGCTTTTTGCATGGAGACTTGATTGAAGAAGTATACATGCAGTTGCATCCtggtttttcttcttccaagGTTGGCCGTGTATGTCGCCTACGCAAGTCTTTATATGGCCTCAAACAGGCATCATAGAATTGGTTCATGCAGTTTGTAAAGACACTTCAGTTTACATGAGAGGCAATATTTTTCTTGGAGTTCTAATATATGTGGATGACCTGATTATTATAGGGAATGATTCTGGTAGATGTATTTGTTTAGGAGTCATCTCGATTGATCTTTCCGCATAAAGGATTTAGGTCCTTTGAAGTATTTTGTGGGGATTAAGGTTACACACATGGATTTTGGCATTTTTCTCAATCGGCAAAAATATGCGCTTGACATTTTGACAAAATGTGGTATGCTTGGGTCCAAACCGTCAACATTCCCAATGGAACATCATCATTAGTTGTCAACTAGCTGTAGTGCTCTTCTCTCAGACCCAACTACATACAAATGATTGACTGGCAGGCTCATTTATTTTACCTTTACCAAGCCGAAACTCAGCTATTCACTACATGTCCTAGCGCAATTCATCAGGAACCTCATTGGGAGCACTAGGATGTAGCAATGCAAGTATCATGTTATTTAAAGCGGTCTACTAGCCAGGGGATTTTTTTGAGACCTAATTCTCTGGAGCTTGAGGCCTATTGTGACTCGGATTAAGCTAGTTGTCCCTTAATTAGAAGATTTGTCACGggatattttatttccttgGGAGGTAGCCCGATCTCGTGGAAGGCAAAGAACAAGACTACAGTTTCTATCTCATATGTAGAGGCAAAGTATCGAGCTGCGACGATAACAATCAATGAGATTATCTGGCTACAAAGCCTACTTGCTTCAATAAGAGTACGGATGGCGCTTCCAACTCAATTGTCTTGTGACAATCAGGTGGCTCTACATACTGCAGCTAATCTGGTGTTTCACGAGCGAATCGACATAAATTATAACTTCGTTCGTGAACATATTAAGTCAGGTGTAGTAGCCACAGCCCATGTGCCCACTGGATTTCAGCTTACGGATATATTCACTAAGGTATTGGGACGTGATCGCTTTCGTTTTATCCTCGGCAAGTTGGGCATTTGAGACCTTCAACTCGAGGGGAGTATTATGGgatattttattgtatgtaGTCGTATCTTTGTATTTTAGGATAGTATATATTTGAGTACATAGAATCCCGCAGGTTTTGGCTATTTCCTTTTTGTGTAGTGGGGCAAtatgcctatttataatgtatcTTCTTCTCACCGAATGAATTTGAGCTTTAacatttcaaacttatcaatttacATTCAGCTTTTTTAGAGGGGAGATAATAGTCTTGGAGACCGTCCCCGCTGGCAAGAGAGCTCTTGCTGACTCTCTCAAGCGACGCATTTTCTGGCTAATCCACGGCCTGTTAAATTGGGACTAATGATGTCTGAGCCATCAGAGCCTGTGGAGGCTAAGCTTCTGGAATGGTGGAAGTTGGACTTGGGCATAGTCATCACTACTGTGTTGAATTCTCGTGATGGGCCTTGACATCGCGATCAAGGTGAATTCTCGACCTGGCCCAAGTCGGCAATATCGTATCTAATCGCCTCTCTCGATCGCCTTGTCCGGACTAGTGGTATTGGATTATCTAGGGACAATTGTACTGTTCTTTACATTAGGCCATAATAGTCCATCATTGGGCATGGTGCATGCCTCAGTGAGGACATGCATTCTAAGTTTTCTCATGTCATGGGCATGGGAGGGAAACTTGGACATTCCAAGCTCGTCCAATTGAATCGTCGTCCTTTCCTTCTAGCTTCGCTCGCTCTGTCACCGCCCAACGAAACACTTTACTCTGCGTACAAGACGCTTTGCCTAGTCCCACCACCAAAAAGCGTAGAAAGAAAAGCTCCAAACTTTTCTGTCGACTCCTGCTTGTCGTCCCGACTTCAGCTGCTCCGCCTCTCCACTCTCTCTTCTGCCCGTCTCTAGTCTCTGCTGCAGCTCGACTTCTTCCGCTCTTGCTGCTCTTGAGTTCCCGCCGCCTCTGAATTGGAAGAAAAGGTAATCATTTTCATTTGTAGGGTTTCTAAAACATGGGACGTCTCTGCCTTTGGCGTAGTTCGCTGAATGTTCTTCATTCGCAGTTGTCATCTGATTGCATAAGGTTAAGACGTGATTCTTGTCCGTGAATTAGGGTTTATCGGACGAACCCCCGAATCTCAGGGAGGGGCTGCCTGCATTGCCCGTCTTGTTTTGTTGGAATAAACGATGGTTAACGGTAACTTGAATGCTGTCAGGCATGTGTAAAGGAAGAAGATATCTAGGAGAAGAAATTAGGAAAGCTAAGTAAAATGCATTCGAGGAAAAGTGAAATGAGTCAATTCTGATCTCGGTAGATTGGCGTGATTTGATCTCGTAAAGATCTCTTTACTAGTTGCTCGTGATTTGTCAGGAGTATTAGATGGACGGTACATagtttattattatctttCGTGGAATAGGATGTGAAGTTGTGATCCATTTTAAGACTTATTAGTTGTGGCTTGTAATGGAATCAAGATGTACCTGTTGGCACAGATGGGCAATTCATATACGTTTAAGTTCTTTAGTGTTGggatataagaaaattttagttAAAGCAATGCTTTCGAAAGACTGCAAAAATTTCATGGTTGCTTTGAAGTCATTTTTCGTTTTGATGTTACTTGCAAGACAGATATGTGAGTTCCTGGAATCTCAGTAGGGTTTTTTCTGTGTTTGCAGCTTCATGATTGTGGTACCCGCCTATATACATAAGGAGCTGGGTAAAGTTGACATGTTCCAGCAACTCATAGTATGACATGAAACATCCATGGACTTTAATAACCCCCATGAAGGTAACGAAAATAGCCGTAACGATTTACGTTTGAAAGAAAATGGCCATCTTCAACCAGTCTTACCAGATGCCTCTGGTGAAGGTTTTCCTTTTGCGCCCGAGAACTTTCCTAATCCAGGAGACAAGTGGAGGTGGAGGGTGGGGAAGAGAGTGGCAGCTACAGGCCACTACCTTGATCAGTACCTTTATGCTCCCAAGAGTTTGAAAGTTGTTCTTCAAAACAAATTGCGTACAAGGCATGAGTTTGCAAGCAAGCTTTCGCTCGAACACTTCATCAAGACCGAATTTCCTTATGCCAATGTTGATGATTTCTTCGCATCATTCATCTGGAAGATCCCCTCAAAGAAGCTTCCATTAGCAAAATGTTGAGCCTTGACATGACAAAAGTTTCTTGTTAGTTCTTTCGTTCTCAGTGTGGCCCGTGATGTGCAATAAAAAGATAGTGCAGCAACACTTCCGTTCcttcttttatttagtttGAAATGCATGTACCATTGGTGGAGCCAGGGGCTTGATTTTTGTTGGGATGATTACATTCTCAGAGGATCCGGTATGCCTTGTTTTGGGCAAAACTTGATGTTACTATTTGTAGTGCTTAAATATGGTGGTATAAGAAACTGAATCTACTTCTGTCAAAAACAGTTTTTTCCTCCGTGTTTCCCATGAAATCACCAAATTCCAGCAACTTTATGATTCTTGTACCATTCCAATTCTTTCATATGTCCACAggctatatatgtatatttccAATCTGCTCGGAGTCACTCAATGTTGGTTCTTTTCTATAACGCTTAAAAAGATTGCATGACTTGGGACAATTTGAATATTGGATGCCCTCTTTTCCTCAATATCTCTATCGTGACATCAAACTTATTCTTGTCCAACGTTCTTCGAATTCTACAGGTATTCCTGATCAACATACTTTCTTCACTGTACCTCACCAAGAGAGCCTTGAGCCTTCCTCTTCAGATCCTGGCCCTGCAGGCTGTAAAGCCCATAACGGGACATGCATCAGCTTGATCCCTAAATCAGGCCAATCCACTTTACCATCAATGCCCTGTGATATATGCTGTTCTGAACCGGGTTTTTGTCGAGACTGCTGTTGCATACTCTGTTCCAAGACTGTAGATTCCTCGCATGGAGGTTATAGTTTCATCAGGTGTGAGGCCTTGACTGGTGAAGAGAATTCCATTTGTGGCCACATAGCCCACATCAACTGTGGGCTCCACACTTACATGGCAGGAACTGTGGGTGGAAGCATTGGATTGGATGCGGAGTACTATTGTCGCCGCTGTGATTCGAGAACAGAACTGGTGTCCCATGTTACAAAGTTATTGGAGACATGTAAGTCCATTTATTCTCGGGATGAGTTAGAGAAGGTCTTGAACTTGGGACTCTCCATCCTATGTGGTTCACAGCAGACAAGTGCAAAGTTGCTTATGAGCAGCATTTATTCTGCTCTCTCAAAGGTAATAAGGTagatttattgttttcttttcgttTTGGGAAGCATATTATATGCTTCAATTCGGCAAATGCCCCTAATGACCTATACATACAATGTTTTCTCCTCAGCTCAAGCGCGGGAATTCTCTTGAACAAATCTGGGGAGGAGATGACACCTCAGGTAGTCCAATATTGCaaagtttctttctttcttttttctcttctttttcccttttccatTTTGGCTCCTTATGCTTTTCTCGTTTTATCATTTATGGCTCTTTCATGTTGTTCGAGTTGCAACACGCTATATTTCCCAAACAAGACAAAAAAGGGGGTTTAGTGCATAACGTAGATCAAATTTCTCAGTGTGTAAGAATGGTCGTGGCCATTTTGTTGAAACATGATTTCAAGCTCAATGAATTCTAATGCAAAAGGATCAGTTGGATGATaactaatataaaaattgtcTTTCAGCATTTTGTCAAAAGATATTTACGAGGTCAAATACAAGTTAAATGCAAAGATCTACAGTGGAACATATCTTTTGAGGATTCTAACTGGTATTTTCTGCAGAATAGAAACATGCTCTTGTTCTGTTTTCTAGTTTCCTTTCTTGTACGAGAATTACTGAACCAGCTTTGAAACTGGCAATATGCTCtctattttctctctttcactCTCGCATATAACTTTTTGGTACCCATAGCTATGAGACACGCGGAGCTTTTATCGTCTTAAGAGTATTTACTATATGATCTTCATTCCCTTCCCTGGATTGGATGCAGTTGTTCCCATCTCCTGCAATGGTAGTAATCCTACCCTGCCAATAAAAAATGGCAGTCCTTGTCAGGAAGATTcagaaaacaataatttagcAGGTGCCACCAAACAGATAAGAGAGCCATCAAATGACTCCAACTCTTTGAGCAGTCAGATCCATTACCAGAAGCTCGATAGTGAGATAACTAGGGTACTCCAGGCAATGAAACAAGCACAGGAGTCTGAGTACAAAATGGCAGAGGAACGATTGCATGCTCAGAGGTATTGGCTTTTCTTAGTAAAGCTGTTTGATATGAACTCGGTCTGGTTACATCCATCCTGTGGATTCCTGTTGCTTGTAGCTAGGTTGTGCTGTGTtcagaaatttcaaattccaGTCTTGGACTAGATCAAGTTTTTGGTGATCAATGGCCTGGTAAGCTGGAGGTAGTTGTGGTTGTGCACATCCGAATTTCGTTTCGTCGGGGCatgcatgcgcgcgcctaaatgcaacgcggcttgggagtgtccaccttcccgtggacGCGCGaaggacgcacgtgagaaggagtcgccactacctgtttacaacccgaaggtcgagggccggtgagtcgcccgagtctaggggtatggatacacctagaatgctaaggcaatggtcttgtacggaatcgaaaattccgaattcggggggttctattacgtgtgggcctatatcccacgctccctttcggtactctagtttgctaggcttgccattttatttatttaccgcatgatttagggttgcactcgactcgcccattttgacaccgtaaattcgaaaagACACTTGAACCGTCCACTCTTTCATCGGGataattacatgaataaatatacatcataaacccttacattgttctctcaattaaataaaagacaagctacAATGATTAAATCTcagtcggttcgcattcggctattatttcactcatgttcaccgtatgattttggaaaagaccgaaaattaaattaaatgtgcactcggtgtatgggggcattggaccccgtgatcgacggttatgggcgttggacccagtgtgaatcgagtcctaaaggatcgggctcgatccgcataacaaacaagtgcaaaaatataacaagcaagctcaaataaacaaacaatggggtttcttATTATCActgaatttacgtgaattaactgattattaaccgagacatcttggcatacaaatcctaccttaaaacaagcaaaatgGATGATGGATATGGTACATAGCATTCGGCATTACTTTAACGGACCGGACAGATATtatgtctgtagtcaagtcctgaatgtgtgggttatttttaaattattttgtatcgtgacaatatggcttttacatattaaaagtattttcacctaaaacccagaACCTAACTctctacttgactatttgcccatgcTTGATTAAGcggagtttgtgattaatttgttttcccatgttttgaccaattttaTGCAAAAACTTACGCTAAGATTACGATAGGACAAGAACCACTAGTCATGCCCtggaatcggtaaatatgtttgtgcataaaaaatcaagattactttatacgtatctcggtacttttgaaattgtgaatttgaaaagggcatggctaacagtttttgaactgtcgatgcgattacagattattaatcggttcgtacaattcatttaaaagagtcaagtgatttaatttagccaaatttaacgtcccgattatcccttatgtagaattttaggttaattagaaatttgccgaatgctttaatctacggatttcgagtcgtcaagatagccattagttgaccgcccgataaactctaatttctgACATGGTCacgttgtatacatatattacaaaaataaaatatctaaatggggcacatacattgtcggtgggtgatccaagtaggaaaagggtcggatatttttagaaaatgtccaggggactgaattgaacgattttaaaagagcagagactgatttgaaaattcggatgaagTTTCGGGGaccaatttgaaaattctgaaaaaaaattggggactgtgtaaaaattactgaaaatgtcctaggacttatttgaaatgaatttgaaaatttggactgatctgaaaacaaaaaaatggccccaggactaaattgaaacaacttggaaagtttcttgggatgcttgaaaaattctaggAATTCAAGGgttgattggaaaatagtaaaatgacagggacttaattgaaaataattttgaaattcggggtaGATCtgaaaaaaggtaaaaaatggtcccgggactaaactgaaataatttgagaagttctttgggattcttggaaaaattctaaaaaatccaaggactgattggaaaatagtaaaatgatcgggatttgattgaaaataattttgaaattcggggtagatcttaaaataataaaatgcgtcctctggatTGTAATATGGcaaaacagaaagttcgtaaatcgagttcgggacaaatccgatcacccacacaacccaagaacactcatttcacattatatccatcaagcaagcaataatattcaggaaaggagccATAATCATGCCagtaagtcgagaatttacgtAGTTCgaaaagttgaggggtgattctgtaaaaaaaaaaatcgctgGATGAATAGGGTTGGATCGGGCTGCCCGCCCGATGGAGAAATCGCCTGGAAGAACGCTTGGTCGGATTGGAGCGTGTTGGGCCTGAATGGGCCGAACTTCTGGGCGGGACCTGCGAAGCAAGAGAAATAGGCTGATGCCCGTTAACCGACGGGCGGTCGGGACTGCCGAGAGTGGCGGCGATAGTGCTGCGGGCGGCGGTCCTCGCCCCTAGACGCAGCG
The sequence above is drawn from the Punica granatum isolate Tunisia-2019 chromosome 5, ASM765513v2, whole genome shotgun sequence genome and encodes:
- the LOC116208992 gene encoding uncharacterized protein LOC116208992, producing MDFNNPHEGNENSRNDLRLKENGHLQPVLPDASGEGFPFAPENFPNPGDKWRWRVGKRVAATGHYLDQYLYAPKSLKVVLQNKLRTRHEFASKLSLEHFIKTEFPYANVDDFFASFIWKIPSKKLPLAKCIPDQHTFFTVPHQESLEPSSSDPGPAGCKAHNGTCISLIPKSGQSTLPSMPCDICCSEPGFCRDCCCILCSKTVDSSHGGYSFIRCEALTGEENSICGHIAHINCGLHTYMAGTVGGSIGLDAEYYCRRCDSRTELVSHVTKLLETCKSIYSRDELEKVLNLGLSILCGSQQTSAKLLMSSIYSALSKLKRGNSLEQIWGGDDTSVVPISCNGSNPTLPIKNGSPCQEDSENNNLAGATKQIREPSNDSNSLSSQIHYQKLDSEITRVLQAMKQAQESEYKMAEERLHAQSLGLDQVFGDQWPGKLEVWLAVCRVIGRMLDDLYRALGGDGLIIVFIGDAVACKCCHSETVLWVGLTLRTKMHLVSVDNEDRTWLSRRD